In the genome of Sediminispirochaeta bajacaliforniensis DSM 16054, one region contains:
- a CDS encoding SDR family NAD(P)-dependent oxidoreductase: MMKSLNDKVALVTGASRGIGKGVALGLAEAGVTVYITGRTRQKDSVTNIIEGSIDETVEEIRKENGKAYSLYCDHTEDHQVKEVFNQIYQNEGKIDILVNNVWGGYESMFSPQGEYLWEKPFWEQPIEQWDLMFAAGVRAHYVASQNAAKLMIKQKTGLIVNISHWAAQKFSGNVSYGVAKAATDKLTTDMAHDLMNYNITVVSIYPGLVRTERVMKAAEFLNLSNSESPQYTGRVIASLYADPKKKKKTGQVHIALCQHRLRAL; the protein is encoded by the coding sequence ATGATGAAATCGCTAAACGACAAGGTTGCATTGGTAACAGGAGCGAGTAGGGGTATAGGCAAAGGCGTGGCTCTTGGACTGGCAGAAGCAGGAGTGACAGTATATATTACTGGTAGAACCAGACAGAAAGATTCCGTAACTAATATTATTGAAGGATCAATTGATGAAACTGTCGAAGAAATAAGAAAGGAAAATGGAAAAGCCTATTCATTGTATTGTGATCATACAGAAGACCATCAAGTGAAAGAAGTATTCAACCAAATTTATCAAAATGAAGGGAAAATTGATATACTGGTAAACAATGTCTGGGGTGGTTATGAAAGTATGTTCAGCCCACAGGGGGAATATCTTTGGGAAAAACCTTTTTGGGAGCAGCCAATTGAACAGTGGGATTTGATGTTTGCTGCAGGGGTCCGCGCCCACTATGTAGCAAGTCAAAATGCGGCTAAACTCATGATTAAGCAGAAAACGGGGCTTATAGTCAACATTTCTCACTGGGCTGCACAAAAGTTTAGTGGTAATGTTTCTTATGGTGTCGCTAAAGCAGCTACCGATAAATTGACTACCGACATGGCTCATGATCTAATGAATTATAATATAACCGTTGTTTCCATTTATCCTGGTCTTGTTAGAACTGAAAGAGTAATGAAAGCGGCAGAATTTCTGAATTTAAGTAATTCAGAATCACCTCAGTATACTGGCCGTGTCATTGCTTCATTATATGCTGATCCTAAGAAAAAAAAGAAAACTGGACAGGTCCATATCGCTTTATGTCAACATAGATTACGCGCTCTTTGA